In the Thermodesulfobacteriota bacterium genome, GAAGACCCCGAGGAACCTCAAGGGACCGGAAGGCAGGGCGGCGACGGCGGCTCCCTGGTCGGCGCCGATCTCGCACCAAAGCTCGCCCCCGGGGGCGAGCAGGCCGCCCCCGCCCTCCGCGAGGCGCCGCAGGACGGACAAACCGTCGGGGCCCGCCAGCAGCGCCCCGGAGGGTTCATGGTCCCGGACGGCCGGCGGGAGGGAGGACCATTCTCCTTCGGCGACGTACGGCGGGTTCGAGACCACTACATCAAATCGATCCCCGCATTTCAAGGCGGAATATGCGTCGCAGCGGGCGAAGGCGACGCGGCCCGCGACGCCGTGCCGCCTCGCGTTCTCCCGGGCGACCCGCAGGGCGGCGGCCGAGACGTCCGTGGCCACCACGCGGATCCCGGGCGCCTCGGCGGCCAGCGTCACGGCGATCGCGCCGCACCCGGTCCCGACGTCTAAGACGCGTGCGCCTCTCCGGCGGAGCGCCCGCTCGACGAGCCCCTCCGTCTCCGGCCGGGGGATCAGCGTGTCCCGCGTGAGCAGAAACTCCCTCCCGTAAAAGTCCCAGCTCCCGAGGACGTACTGCAGCGGCTCCCCCGCCGCCCTCCGCGCGAGGAGGGGGGCGAGCGCTTCCGCGGCGTCCCCCGTTTCGGCGTCCATGGAGAGGAACAGCCGGCCCGCAGGGATGCCCGTGACCCGGGAGACGAGGATCTCGGCCTCGCGGTCCGCTGCGTCCGGAACGCGGCCCGTCTCCCGGCGGCACAGCGCGAGGAGCTGCGAAAGCCGCACGGCTATTTCCGGAGCGCTTCGACCTGGGCCTGGGCCGTCAGGGCGTCGATAAACGGTTCGAACCCGCCGGCCAGGACGGAGGAGAGCTGGTGGACGGTCAGGCCGATGCGGTGGTCGGTGACGCGGTTCTGCGGGAAGTTGTAGGTCCGGATCCGCTCGCTGCGGTCGCCCGTCCCCACCTGGGAGCGGCGCAGGTCGGCGCGCTCGGCGTTGCGCTTCTCCATCTCCGCCTCGTACAGGCGGGAGCGCAGGATCTTGAGCGCCTTGGTCTTGTTCTTGAGCTGCGACTTCTCGTCCTGGCACTGGACCACCACCCCCGTCGGGACGTGCGTGATCCGCACCGCGGAGTCGGTCGTGTTGACGCTCTGCCCGCCGGGCCCCGAGGAGCGGAACACGTCGATCCGCAGGTCGTCGGGATGGATCTGCACATCGTATTCCTCCGCCTCGGGCATCACGGCCACCGTCACCGTGGAGGTGTGGATCCGTCCGCCCGCCTCGGTCGCGGGGACCCGCTGGACCCGGTGGACCCCCTTCTCGAACTTGAGGCGGCTGTAGGCCCCGTGCCCCTCGATCGAGGCGATCACCTCCCGCGTGCCCCCGAGCCCGGTCTCGTTCCGCGAGAGGACCTCGACCTTCCAGCGCTTCCCCTCGGCGTACATGGCGTAGGCGCGGAACAGCTCCGTTGCGAAGAGGGAGGCCTCCTCGCCGCCGGCGCCGGCGCGGATCTCGATCAGGATGTTCTTGTCGTCGTTGGGGTCCTTCGGGATCAGGAGGATGCGGATCTCCTGCTCGAGGCGCTCCTTCTCCGCGTTGAGCCGCTGGATCTCCTCCCGGGCCATGGCCTTCAGATCGGGGTCGGACTCCGAATCGGCCAGCTCCCGGTTCTCCTCGAGCTCCTTCTCCGCCCTCCGGTACCGGGCGTGCGCCTCGGCGATGGGGCGCAGCTCGGCGAGCTCCCGCCCCACCCGCTGCATCTCCCGCGGATTCCCCGTGACGGAGGGATCGGACAGGAGCCGCTCGAGCTCCGGGACCTTCGCCGCCAGCTCTTCGAGCTTATCCCACAAGGTCCGCCTCCGGGGGCGCGCTTCCCGACACGCGGCGGAACGAGGCGATCGCGACCTCGATCTGGCGCAGGTCGGGCTCCCGGGTGGTCAGCCGCTGGAACCAGAGCCCCGGCGCGACGAGGGCGCGGAACAGGGGGGAGCCGGCCCTGCGGGCCGACAGCCGCAGCACCTCGTAGGAGGCGCCCGCGATCGCCGGGATCAGCGGGAGCCGCAGGAGCGCCTTCGTCAACAGGGAGCTTTCCTTCGGGATGAGGGAGAAGACCAGGATGCTGATCACCATGACGAACAGCAGGAAGCTGGTCCCGCAGCGGGGGTGCAGGCGGGGGAACGGCTTCACCGATTCGGGCGAAAGCTCCGCCTTCGCCTCGTAGGCGGAGATCACCTTGTGCTCCGCGCCGTGGTACTCGAAGATCCGCCGGATGTCCTTCATCAGGGTGATCGCGAGGATGTAGAGGACGAAGACCAGCACCCGGATCGCGCCGTCGGCGAGGTTGAACGCGAGCGTCCCCGTAAGCGCAGGGAAGACGCCGGAGAGAAGGTGCGTGGCGTACAGCGGCAGGAGGAAGAACAGCCCGACCGCCATCGCCAGCGCCGCCGCCATCGCGCCGGCCATGGCCAGGCCGCCGCCTTCCCGCGGCGCCTCCGGGGCCGCCCCTTCCGCGTCGGCCGCCGCCTCGTCCGCCGAAAACTGCAGGGCGCGGTAGCCGATGGCCAGCATCGCCGCCATCGTCAGCACCCCGCGCACCAGCGGGACCTTCGCGAACCGTTTCCGCGCGGGCGATTCCGCGAGGGGGAAGTCGCGCACCCGGATCTCGCCGTTGGCCTTGCGGACCGCGACGGCGAACGCGTCGGGCCCCTTCATCATCACGCCCTCGATGACGGCCTGTCCCCCCAGCACCAGCTCTTTCGGTTCCGCAGTCGTCATCCGTTCTCCCGGCTTTCCAGGGAGGCGATCTCGAGCCGCACCTCGGCGGCGGCGCCGCACGACATCTTCCCCTCGGGGCAGCGCCCCCGGACGCACCCCGGGCCGGCGCCCTCGAACAGCAGCGGCGCCTTCTCCCTCGCGACGGCCAGCATGCGCAGCGCCATCTCCCGGATCTCCCACTGCGCCCTCCGGCACGTGCGCAGGGAGAAGAAGTGGTGGAGCTCCCGAGCGTTCATCGTGATCAGGATCTTGGTCTCCGTGGCGTTGGGAAGGACGAAGCGCGCGTCCTCCGCGGGGATCCCGGCCTTCGTCAGCTTCGCGTAGAGCCGGGAGGACGCCGCCATGTGGCGCTCGTACTCCCGAAGGAGCGCCGGATGCCCCTCGACGGTGGCCGGCGTCACGTAGCCGAAATCGGCGGAGACGTACCTCTGGCTCTGCTGGGAGTAGGAGGCGATCCGGTGGCGGACCAGCTGGTGCGAGGCGGCCCGCGAGATCCCCTCCACGCCGAAGGTGAAGGCGACGTGTTCCAGCGTGGAGGCGTGGCCCATCGACAGGACCTTTCGGACCAGGCCGCGGACGTCCTTGCGGGAGACGTCCTCCTTCAGGTCGCCGATCCCGGCGGCCGAGTAGCAGAGCCGCGCGGCGAGGGCGACCATCCGCTCGGGCTCGGGGGTGCACTGGAGGAGAAGGACCTTCACCGCGGCGGGGTCCTCCTGCTTCAGGCCTTCGCCCCCTTCGTGTACTTCTTCTGGAACTTCTCGATCCGTCCCGCGGTGTCGATCAGCTTCTGCTTGCCCGTGAAGAACGGGTGGCAGTTCGAGCAGATGGCCACCTTGATCTCGTCCGTCGCGGAGACGGTCTCGAACGTGGTCCCGCACGCGCACTTCACCGTGGAAGGTACGTAGTTGGGGTGGATTTTCTCTTTCATGGCCGGTCGTCTTCCTTTCTTCCTTCGCTTTCAGGGTATCGTCAGGCGTTCATCGACTCGATGAATTCCTTGTTCGTCTTGGTCTTGGAGATCTTGTCGAGGAGGAACTCCATGCTCTCCGCCGGGGAGAGCGGGGAGAGGAACTTCCGCAGGATCCACACGCGCTGCAGGAGGCTCTTCTCGAGGAGCAGCTCCTCCTTCCGGGTCCCGGACTTGTTGATGTCGATGGCCGGGAAGATCCGCTTCTCGGCGATCTTCCGGTCGAGGACGAGCTCGTTGTTGCCCGTGCCCTTGAACTCCTCGAAGATCACTTCGTCCATCCGGCTGCCCGTCTCGATCAGCGCGGTGGCGATGATCGTGAGGGAGCCGCCCTCCTCGATGTTGCGCGCGGCGCCGAAGAACCGCTTCGGCTTCTGGAGCGCGTTGGCGTCCACGCCGCCGGAGAGCACCTTCCCCGAGGGGGGGACGACCGCGTTGTAGGCGCGCGCGAGGCGGGTGATGCTGTCGAGGAGGATGACGACGTCCTTCTTGTGCTCCACCAGCCGCTTCGCCTTCTCGAGGACCATCTCGGCCACCTGCACGTGGCGCTGCGCCGGCTCGTCGAACGTCGAGGAGATGACCTCCCCCTTGACGCTGCGCTGCATGTCGGTGACCTCCTCGGGCCGCTCGTCGATGAGCAGGACGATGAGGACGACCTCGGGGTGGTTCTTCGAAAGCGCGTTCGCGATGTTCTGGAGGATGATCGTCTTGCCGGCGCGCGGCGGCGAGGTGATCAGCGCCCGCTGCCCCTTCCCGATCGGCGCGATCAGGTCGATGATCCGCGTGGAGTAGTTCTCCTGGGCGTGCTCCATCCGGAACTTCTCCTGCGGGTAGAGCGGCGTCAGGTTGTCGAAGAGGATCTTGTCCTTGCTGAGCTCGGGGTCCTCGTAGTTGATCTTCTCGACCTTGAGGAGGGCGAAGTACCGCTCGTCCCCCTTGGGCGCCCGGATCTGCCCGCTGATCGTGTCGCCGGTGCGCAGGCCGAAGCGGCGGATCTGGGAGGGCGAGACGTAGATGTCGTCGGGCCCCGGGAGGTAGTTCGAGTCGGGCGCGCGGAGGAATCCGTAGCCGTCAGGCAGCGCCTCGAGGGTCCCTTCCCCCGATACGATCACCTCCTGGTCGGTCTGCGACTGGAGGATGGCGAAGATGAGCTCCTGCTTCTTGAGGCCGGCGGCGCCGTCCACGTTCATCTTCTTCGCGATCTCGGTCAGCTCTCCGATCCGCATGCCTTTGAGCTCTTTCAGGTTCATGCACGTTCTCCATTATGAAAAGGGATAGTTGGTTTACCGTGGACGAAACGGCCGTTTTCAGAGGACGGGGATTCTGTCGGAAGGCACTCCAGAATACCGTGGTTTCCCTACGAATGTCCGCTGGTCTCTTCCGGGAAATTCAAGGGTAGCGCATCGCTTCCGCCGCGTCAATCCCCCAATGCCGTAAACGCGTTGCCCCCCTTGCGGACCGACTCGTGGACCATCGCTTCCGTGTGCGTGATGAGGGTCTTCTCGTCCCCGCCGTCCTCCGGGTAGCTCGCCACCCCGATGGCGACCTTGAGGACCACGTCCTTTCTCGCCGGCGCCGACGCGTCCATCGCGGATGCGATCCGCGCCGCGACCGCCGTCGCCTTCGACTTCGGCGTCTCCGGCATCACGATGTAGAGCGACATCCCCGACCGGGAGACGGAATCGACCCCGCGGAGCAGGGTCTTCACCCGGTTCGACAGCTCGACGAAGGACTCGTCGGCGGCCGTGTGGCCGTAGACGTCGTTCATCTCCCGCAGGTGCAGGACCTTGATGAACACAAGGGAGAACGGCTCCCCGGTCCGCTTCCCCCTGGAAAGCTCCCGGAGCATCACCTCGTGGAAGGTCTTGAAGGTGCCCAATCCGGTGAGGGGATCGATCTCGGGGATGCGGCCGATC is a window encoding:
- the prmC gene encoding peptide chain release factor N(5)-glutamine methyltransferase, with product MRLSQLLALCRRETGRVPDAADREAEILVSRVTGIPAGRLFLSMDAETGDAAEALAPLLARRAAGEPLQYVLGSWDFYGREFLLTRDTLIPRPETEGLVERALRRRGARVLDVGTGCGAIAVTLAAEAPGIRVVATDVSAAALRVARENARRHGVAGRVAFARCDAYSALKCGDRFDVVVSNPPYVAEGEWSSLPPAVRDHEPSGALLAGPDGLSVLRRLAEGGGGLLAPGGELWCEIGADQGAAVAALPSGPLRFLGVFRDLAGRDRYAGWAKPETERG
- the prfA gene encoding peptide chain release factor 1 translates to MWDKLEELAAKVPELERLLSDPSVTGNPREMQRVGRELAELRPIAEAHARYRRAEKELEENRELADSESDPDLKAMAREEIQRLNAEKERLEQEIRILLIPKDPNDDKNILIEIRAGAGGEEASLFATELFRAYAMYAEGKRWKVEVLSRNETGLGGTREVIASIEGHGAYSRLKFEKGVHRVQRVPATEAGGRIHTSTVTVAVMPEAEEYDVQIHPDDLRIDVFRSSGPGGQSVNTTDSAVRITHVPTGVVVQCQDEKSQLKNKTKALKILRSRLYEAEMEKRNAERADLRRSQVGTGDRSERIRTYNFPQNRVTDHRIGLTVHQLSSVLAGGFEPFIDALTAQAQVEALRK
- a CDS encoding DUF1385 domain-containing protein gives rise to the protein MTTAEPKELVLGGQAVIEGVMMKGPDAFAVAVRKANGEIRVRDFPLAESPARKRFAKVPLVRGVLTMAAMLAIGYRALQFSADEAAADAEGAAPEAPREGGGLAMAGAMAAALAMAVGLFFLLPLYATHLLSGVFPALTGTLAFNLADGAIRVLVFVLYILAITLMKDIRRIFEYHGAEHKVISAYEAKAELSPESVKPFPRLHPRCGTSFLLFVMVISILVFSLIPKESSLLTKALLRLPLIPAIAGASYEVLRLSARRAGSPLFRALVAPGLWFQRLTTREPDLRQIEVAIASFRRVSGSAPPEADLVG
- the thyX gene encoding FAD-dependent thymidylate synthase, with amino-acid sequence MKVLLLQCTPEPERMVALAARLCYSAAGIGDLKEDVSRKDVRGLVRKVLSMGHASTLEHVAFTFGVEGISRAASHQLVRHRIASYSQQSQRYVSADFGYVTPATVEGHPALLREYERHMAASSRLYAKLTKAGIPAEDARFVLPNATETKILITMNARELHHFFSLRTCRRAQWEIREMALRMLAVAREKAPLLFEGAGPGCVRGRCPEGKMSCGAAAEVRLEIASLESRENG
- the rpmE gene encoding 50S ribosomal protein L31, which produces MKEKIHPNYVPSTVKCACGTTFETVSATDEIKVAICSNCHPFFTGKQKLIDTAGRIEKFQKKYTKGAKA
- the rho gene encoding transcription termination factor Rho; the protein is MNLKELKGMRIGELTEIAKKMNVDGAAGLKKQELIFAILQSQTDQEVIVSGEGTLEALPDGYGFLRAPDSNYLPGPDDIYVSPSQIRRFGLRTGDTISGQIRAPKGDERYFALLKVEKINYEDPELSKDKILFDNLTPLYPQEKFRMEHAQENYSTRIIDLIAPIGKGQRALITSPPRAGKTIILQNIANALSKNHPEVVLIVLLIDERPEEVTDMQRSVKGEVISSTFDEPAQRHVQVAEMVLEKAKRLVEHKKDVVILLDSITRLARAYNAVVPPSGKVLSGGVDANALQKPKRFFGAARNIEEGGSLTIIATALIETGSRMDEVIFEEFKGTGNNELVLDRKIAEKRIFPAIDINKSGTRKEELLLEKSLLQRVWILRKFLSPLSPAESMEFLLDKISKTKTNKEFIESMNA
- a CDS encoding GGDEF domain-containing protein — encoded protein: MSPASTREQIGNDYLAFLGKRESEETQANHFLGVLMDSYPLHSVSILTLDKQQAPSVFAQRGLSGSFIKELYAKGTLPVVGAAFSGTAVLPGGDPRLADPAWRFEHESKALFAAPCRVHGKTVGAFIAEFRESALADSVTREAFDAYAQMSAILIALKGHLHEIGRIPEIDPLTGLGTFKTFHEVMLRELSRGKRTGEPFSLVFIKVLHLREMNDVYGHTAADESFVELSNRVKTLLRGVDSVSRSGMSLYIVMPETPKSKATAVAARIASAMDASAPARKDVVLKVAIGVASYPEDGGDEKTLITHTEAMVHESVRKGGNAFTALGD